From a single Rutidosis leptorrhynchoides isolate AG116_Rl617_1_P2 chromosome 5, CSIRO_AGI_Rlap_v1, whole genome shotgun sequence genomic region:
- the LOC139848354 gene encoding uncharacterized protein isoform X2, translated as MSNLRKICRLNHAVYSSLSCCYNRARCQPRLIVSLSNPIQNPNSLKSRLIDSSNVRKMETLPCVGSRNHQRMLATAANWTDEKCPYDTLENMQQYKQIAETESETDDGDSYKPPVLTENMQLDEQIAATEVESNRKKMDLVCIDCIRFDARLFYRESLKVQDNYKYKYYDYDYFFVESKGDIVKKIEFFCVERAKIQNEYAHDETLVRHKLNDFNSNFRQANRMHALDLIYAAIDMQIRSLLDLMIEDVLDIFAKMTSDDEAYKILYENLKDNYSYADFDKMNKRVKLNRWAYEGL; from the exons ATGAGCAATTTGAGGAAAATTTGTAGGCTTAATCATGCGGTATACTCATCGTTATCATGCTGTTACAATCGAGCTAGATGTCAACCTCGATTGATTGTTAGCCTTTCGAATCCGATACAAAACCCTAATTCTTTAAAGTCTAGATTAATTGAttcatcaaatgttagaaagatggAAACTTTACCATGTGTTGGATCTAGAAATCATCAGAGGATGTTAGCTACGGCTGCTAATTGGACCGATGAAAAATGTCCATATGATActcttg AAAACATGCAACAGTATAAACAAATAGCTGAGACTGAGAGTGAGACTGATGATGGTGATTCATATAAACCACCAGTCTTAACAG AAAACATGCAGCTGGATGAACAAATAGCAGCGACTGAAGTCGAAAGCAATAGAAAAAAGATGGATCTTGTTTGTATCGACTGTATTCGCTTTGATGCTAGGCTCTTTTACAGGGAGTCTCTAAAGGTCCAAGACAATTATAAGTATAAGTACTACGACTACGATTACTTTTTCGTTGAAAGCAAAGGTGATATCGTTAAGAAGATTGAATTTTTCTGTGTGGAACGTGCGAAGATCCAAAATGAATATGCCCATGATGAAACCCTCGTTCGACATAAGTTGAATGATTTCAATTCCAATTTTCGCCAAGCCAATCGGATGCATGCTCTCGATCTTATCTAT GCTGCTATTGATATGCAGATAAGAAGCCTCCTGGACCTGATGATTGAAGATGTTCTTGACATTTTTGCCAAAATGACTAGTGATGATGAGGCTTACAAAATCTTATACGAGAATTTGAAAGATAATTATAGCTATGCTGATTTTGATAAGATGAATAAGCGTGTGAAGCTTAACAGGTGGGCTTATGAAGGCCTTTAA
- the LOC139848354 gene encoding uncharacterized protein isoform X1, protein MSNLRKICRLNHAVYSSLSCCYNRARCQPRLIVSLSNPIQNPNSLKSRLIDSSNVRKMETLPCVGSRNHQRMLATAANWTDEKCPYDTLAENMQQYKQIAETESETDDGDSYKPPVLTENMQLDEQIAATEVESNRKKMDLVCIDCIRFDARLFYRESLKVQDNYKYKYYDYDYFFVESKGDIVKKIEFFCVERAKIQNEYAHDETLVRHKLNDFNSNFRQANRMHALDLIYAAIDMQIRSLLDLMIEDVLDIFAKMTSDDEAYKILYENLKDNYSYADFDKMNKRVKLNRWAYEGL, encoded by the exons ATGAGCAATTTGAGGAAAATTTGTAGGCTTAATCATGCGGTATACTCATCGTTATCATGCTGTTACAATCGAGCTAGATGTCAACCTCGATTGATTGTTAGCCTTTCGAATCCGATACAAAACCCTAATTCTTTAAAGTCTAGATTAATTGAttcatcaaatgttagaaagatggAAACTTTACCATGTGTTGGATCTAGAAATCATCAGAGGATGTTAGCTACGGCTGCTAATTGGACCGATGAAAAATGTCCATATGATActcttg CAGAAAACATGCAACAGTATAAACAAATAGCTGAGACTGAGAGTGAGACTGATGATGGTGATTCATATAAACCACCAGTCTTAACAG AAAACATGCAGCTGGATGAACAAATAGCAGCGACTGAAGTCGAAAGCAATAGAAAAAAGATGGATCTTGTTTGTATCGACTGTATTCGCTTTGATGCTAGGCTCTTTTACAGGGAGTCTCTAAAGGTCCAAGACAATTATAAGTATAAGTACTACGACTACGATTACTTTTTCGTTGAAAGCAAAGGTGATATCGTTAAGAAGATTGAATTTTTCTGTGTGGAACGTGCGAAGATCCAAAATGAATATGCCCATGATGAAACCCTCGTTCGACATAAGTTGAATGATTTCAATTCCAATTTTCGCCAAGCCAATCGGATGCATGCTCTCGATCTTATCTAT GCTGCTATTGATATGCAGATAAGAAGCCTCCTGGACCTGATGATTGAAGATGTTCTTGACATTTTTGCCAAAATGACTAGTGATGATGAGGCTTACAAAATCTTATACGAGAATTTGAAAGATAATTATAGCTATGCTGATTTTGATAAGATGAATAAGCGTGTGAAGCTTAACAGGTGGGCTTATGAAGGCCTTTAA